A single region of the Cynocephalus volans isolate mCynVol1 chromosome 12, mCynVol1.pri, whole genome shotgun sequence genome encodes:
- the CERK gene encoding ceramide kinase isoform X2: MGATGAAEPLRSVLWVKQQRCAVSLEPARALLRWWRSPGPGAGVPGADACSVPVSEIITVEETDVQGKHHASGKWQKMENPYAFTVHCVKRARHHRWKCAQVTFGCADEQLCHLWLQTLRELLEKLTSRPKHLLVFINPFGGKRRGKQIYEKKVAPLFTLASVTADIIVTEHANQAQDTIYEINIDKYDGIVCVGGDGMFSEVLHGLIGRTQRSAGIDQNHPRAVLAPSTLRIGIIPAGSTDCVCYSTVGTNDAETSALHIIVGDSLPMDVSSVHHNSTLLRYSVSLLGYGFYGDIIKDSEKKRWMGLVRYDFSGLKTFLSHHCYEGTVSFLPAQHTVGSPRDRKPCRAGCFVCRQSKQQLEEEQKKALYGLENTEEVEEWQVICGKFLAINAANMSCACRRSPMGLSPAAHLGDGSCDLILIRKCSRFNFLRFLVRHTNQCDQFDFTFVEVYRVKKFQFTSKRVEDDDSDLQEEGKKRFGQICSDHRSCCCTVSSSCWNCDGELLHSSAIEVRKAAWRLIAMWRKCDNDHPACA; encoded by the exons ATGCCTGCTCCGTGCCTGTGTCTGAGATCATCACCGTTGAAGAAACAGACGTTCAAGGGAAACACCACGCCAGTGgcaaatggcagaaaatggaaaacCCGTATGCTTTTACAG TGCACTGTGTGAAGAGAGCACGACATCACCGCTGGAAGTGTGCACAGGTGACCTTCGGGTGTGCTGACGAGCAGCTGTGTCACCTGTGGCTGCAGACCCTCCGGGAGCTGCTGGAGAAGCtga cATCTCGACCAAAGCATTTACTGGTGTTTATCAACCCATTTGGAGGGAAAAGACGAGGCAAGCAGATATACGAGAAGAAAGTGGCGCCGTTGTTCACGCTGGCCTCTGTCACCGCCGACATCATCG TTACTGAACATGCCAATCAAGCCCAGGACACTATATATGAGATTAATATAGATAAATATGATGG CATCGTCTGCGTCGGTGGAGATGGCATGTTCAGCGAGGTCCTGCACGGTCTCATTGGCAGGACCCAGAGGAGCGCCGGCATCGACCAGAACCACCCCAGGGCCGTGCTGGCCCCCAGCACCCTCAGGATCGGTATCATCCCGGCGG GGTCAACAGACTGCGTGTGCTATTCAACGGTGGGCACGAATGACGCAGAGACCTCAGCTCTGCACATCATCGTCG GTGACTCTCTGCCCATGGACGTGTCCTCGGTGCACCACAACAGCACGCTGCTGCGCTACTCGGTGTCCCTGCTGGGCTATGGCTTCTACGGTGACATCATCAAGGACAGCGAAAAGAAACGGTGGATGGGGCTCGTCAGATACGACTTTTCAG GTTTGAAGACCTTTCTGTCACATCACTGCTATGAAGGAACCGTGTCTTTCCTCCCTGCACAGCACACGGTGGGATCTCCCAGGGACCGGAAGCCCTGCCGAGCCGG aTGCTTCGTTTGCAGGCAAAGCAAGCAACAGCTGGAGGAAGAGCAGAAAAAAGCATTATATGGTTTAGAAAACACTG AGGAAGTGGAAGAATGGCAGGTCATCTGTGGGAAGTTTCTGGCCATCAACGCTGCAAACATGTCGTGTGCTTGTCGCCGGAGCCCCATGGGCCTGTCCCCGGCTGCTCACCTGGGAGATGGGTCTTGCGACCTCATCCTCATCCGGAAATGCTCCCGGTTCAACTTCCTGAGATTTCTCGTCAGGCACACCAACCAGTGTGACCAG TTTGACTTCACTTTTGTTGAAGTTTATCGTGTCAAGAAATTCCAGTTTACTTCGAAGCGCGTGGAGGACGATGACAGTGACCTccaggaggaggggaagaagcGGTTTGGGCAGATCTGCAGCGACCACCGCTCCTGCTGCTGCACCGTCTCCAGCAGCTGCTGGAACTGTGACGGGGAGCTCCTGCACAGCTCTGCCATTGAGGTCAG GAAAGCAGCCTGGCGGCTCATTGCCATGTGGAGGAAG TGTGACAACGATCACCCAGCATGTGCCTAA
- the CERK gene encoding ceramide kinase isoform X1 has translation MGATGAAEPLRSVLWVKQQRCAVSLEPARALLRWWRSPGPGAGVPGADACSVPVSEIITVEETDVQGKHHASGKWQKMENPYAFTVHCVKRARHHRWKCAQVTFGCADEQLCHLWLQTLRELLEKLTSRPKHLLVFINPFGGKRRGKQIYEKKVAPLFTLASVTADIIVTEHANQAQDTIYEINIDKYDGIVCVGGDGMFSEVLHGLIGRTQRSAGIDQNHPRAVLAPSTLRIGIIPAGSTDCVCYSTVGTNDAETSALHIIVGDSLPMDVSSVHHNSTLLRYSVSLLGYGFYGDIIKDSEKKRWMGLVRYDFSGLKTFLSHHCYEGTVSFLPAQHTVGSPRDRKPCRAGCFVCRQSKQQLEEEQKKALYGLENTEEVEEWQVICGKFLAINAANMSCACRRSPMGLSPAAHLGDGSCDLILIRKCSRFNFLRFLVRHTNQCDQFDFTFVEVYRVKKFQFTSKRVEDDDSDLQEEGKKRFGQICSDHRSCCCTVSSSCWNCDGELLHSSAIEVRVHCQLIRLFARGIEENPKPEAQS, from the exons ATGCCTGCTCCGTGCCTGTGTCTGAGATCATCACCGTTGAAGAAACAGACGTTCAAGGGAAACACCACGCCAGTGgcaaatggcagaaaatggaaaacCCGTATGCTTTTACAG TGCACTGTGTGAAGAGAGCACGACATCACCGCTGGAAGTGTGCACAGGTGACCTTCGGGTGTGCTGACGAGCAGCTGTGTCACCTGTGGCTGCAGACCCTCCGGGAGCTGCTGGAGAAGCtga cATCTCGACCAAAGCATTTACTGGTGTTTATCAACCCATTTGGAGGGAAAAGACGAGGCAAGCAGATATACGAGAAGAAAGTGGCGCCGTTGTTCACGCTGGCCTCTGTCACCGCCGACATCATCG TTACTGAACATGCCAATCAAGCCCAGGACACTATATATGAGATTAATATAGATAAATATGATGG CATCGTCTGCGTCGGTGGAGATGGCATGTTCAGCGAGGTCCTGCACGGTCTCATTGGCAGGACCCAGAGGAGCGCCGGCATCGACCAGAACCACCCCAGGGCCGTGCTGGCCCCCAGCACCCTCAGGATCGGTATCATCCCGGCGG GGTCAACAGACTGCGTGTGCTATTCAACGGTGGGCACGAATGACGCAGAGACCTCAGCTCTGCACATCATCGTCG GTGACTCTCTGCCCATGGACGTGTCCTCGGTGCACCACAACAGCACGCTGCTGCGCTACTCGGTGTCCCTGCTGGGCTATGGCTTCTACGGTGACATCATCAAGGACAGCGAAAAGAAACGGTGGATGGGGCTCGTCAGATACGACTTTTCAG GTTTGAAGACCTTTCTGTCACATCACTGCTATGAAGGAACCGTGTCTTTCCTCCCTGCACAGCACACGGTGGGATCTCCCAGGGACCGGAAGCCCTGCCGAGCCGG aTGCTTCGTTTGCAGGCAAAGCAAGCAACAGCTGGAGGAAGAGCAGAAAAAAGCATTATATGGTTTAGAAAACACTG AGGAAGTGGAAGAATGGCAGGTCATCTGTGGGAAGTTTCTGGCCATCAACGCTGCAAACATGTCGTGTGCTTGTCGCCGGAGCCCCATGGGCCTGTCCCCGGCTGCTCACCTGGGAGATGGGTCTTGCGACCTCATCCTCATCCGGAAATGCTCCCGGTTCAACTTCCTGAGATTTCTCGTCAGGCACACCAACCAGTGTGACCAG TTTGACTTCACTTTTGTTGAAGTTTATCGTGTCAAGAAATTCCAGTTTACTTCGAAGCGCGTGGAGGACGATGACAGTGACCTccaggaggaggggaagaagcGGTTTGGGCAGATCTGCAGCGACCACCGCTCCTGCTGCTGCACCGTCTCCAGCAGCTGCTGGAACTGTGACGGGGAGCTCCTGCACAGCTCTGCCATTGAGGTCAG GGTCCACTGCCAGCTGATTCGACTCTTTGCACGAGGCATCGAAGAGAATCCCAAGCCAGAGGCACAGAGCTGA